Sequence from the Stegostoma tigrinum isolate sSteTig4 unplaced genomic scaffold, sSteTig4.hap1 scaffold_273, whole genome shotgun sequence genome:
agaaacgggccatgcggggttggggaacaatgaggttggaggctgtgggtgggaggtccccagaggtgatgaggtcatgaatggtattggagatgatggtttggtgctcgggtgtggggtcatgagcgagggggcagtaggaggtggtgtcggagcgTTGGCGTCCGGCCTcgtcgatgtagaggtcagtgcaccatactaccactacgCCACcgttgtctgcgggtttgatggtgaggttggggttggagcggagggctgcccgttcttcaggggagatgttggagtgggtgagaggggtgaagagattgaggcggttaatgtctcgacggcagttggagatgaagaggtcgagggaggttaggaggcctgggggtggtgtccaggaggaggacttgtgttggaagagggtgaaggcgTCAGTGGAGGGAGttttaggctcccggttgaagaagtaggcgtggatgcgaagatggcggaaaaactgctctatgtccaatcgtgactggtattggttgatttGTGGTTGTacggggacaaaggtgagccccctactgaggactgaccgttcgtcctcagtcagtgggaggtctggggagacggtgaacatgtggcagggctcagtgtggctgtctcctctggggttgctggctgtggaggctgtgggcggagcgatgaggtcgtcggccgtgggcggggttccgtcggccgtgggcggggttccgtcggcggttggtgTATCGGGggaggcggcagcagctgcggtgagggtggtgtgtgaggtgttgtacctggaagtggaggtggt
This genomic interval carries:
- the LOC132208052 gene encoding uncharacterized protein LOC132208052, which produces MRRWRKNCSMSNRDWYWLICGCTGTKVSPLLRTDRSSSVSGRSGETVNMWQGSVWLSPLGLLAVEAVGGAMRSSAVGGVPSAVGGVPSAVGVSGEAAAAAVRVVCEVLYLEVEVVSAAAVPEVVSPAEADVTSSVGSPAVSSWSMAAGQTTSGEDVRDFSKVLKNKFRSKKYFAKHPRLGYLPVQTVLEGENLETGSVGVAHSATRL